The sequence GCTGCACGGGTTGATGCGCCAGCTCGAATCCCTGGCCGAGGGACCCAGGCGGCCGGGCCGGGGGCGCCGAGCTTGATTCGGCAGGAGGCAACCATGAACCGGCAACCCGAGCATCCCGATTCCCCGCCCGCCGGCGGCGAAGCGCCCACCGAACGGGTGGAGCGGAGCGGCCCGGCGCTGCGCCCGGCCTTGGGTCCCGACGACCGGGTCGGCCCTTACACCATCCTCGACCGGCTGGGGGAAGGGGGAATGGGGGTTGTGTACCTGGCCGAGCAGCGCGAGCCGGTCAGCCGACGCGTGGCGCTCAAACTGATGCGGTGGGGCGGCGATTCCGAGTCGGTGGTCGCCCGGTTCGAATCGGAACGCCAAGCGTTGGCCCTCATGAGCCATCCCCACATCGCCCAGGTCTTCGACGCCGGCACCACGCCCGACGGACGCCCCTTCTTCGTCATGGAGTTCGTCCAGGGAGTGCCCATCACATCATACTGCGATGCGCGGAAAGCCGACACCCGCCGGCGCCTCGAGTTGTTCATGCAGGTCTGCCATGCCATCCAGCACGCCCATTTCAAGGGGATCATCCACCGGGACATCAAGCCGTCGAACGTCCTCGTGACGGACCGGGAGGGGCAGGCGGTTCCCAAGGTGATCGATTTCGGCGTGGCCAAGGCCACCGGCCGGCGCCTCACCGACCGCGAGGTCCACACCGAGATCGGCCAGCTCATCGGCACGCCGGCCTACATGAGCCCGGAGCAGGCGGAGATGAGCGCCCTCGACGTGGACACGCGCAGCGACATCTACAGCCTCGGGGTCCTGCTCTACGAGCTGCTGGCCGGGCGACTCCCCTTCGACCTGACGGAGGCGCGGCAGAAGGGCTACGCCGAGGTGCAGCGGCAGATCCGCGACGTGGAGCCGCCCACGCCAAGCTCCAAACTCAGCACGCTGGGTGAGGCGGCGGCGGAAGTGGCCGGCCGGCGAGGCGCCGAGCCGCGCGCGCTGGCCCGGGACCTGCGCGGCGACCTGGACTGGATCACCATGAAGGCCATGGCCAAGGACCGGAACCGCCGCTACGCCACGGCGGCGGAGATGGCGGCGGACATCCAGCGCCATCTGAATCACCAGCCGGTGTTCGCCGGACCGCCCGAGTGGAGCTACCGTTTCCGCAAATTCGTCCGGCGGCACCGGCCGGCGGTCATTGCCACCGCCGCCATCGCGGCCGCCCTGCTGCTCGGTCTGGCGGGCACGACCGCGGCCCTGCTGCAGGCCCGCCGCGCGGAGCAGGAGGCCCGGCGCCAGGCCCAGCGGGCCGAGGAGGTGACGGCGTTTCTGACCGGGATGCTCCAATCTCCGGATCCGTACCTGGACGGCCGGGATGTGCGGGTGGCGGACCTGCTGCGACGGGCTACGATCAACCTAAACAACGACACCACCCTGGACTCTGAGACCAAAGCCGCCGTGCACATGGCCCTGTCCAGGCCGTACATGGTCCTGGGACAGTTTGAGGACGCCGCCGCCCAGCTCAACGCGGCGCTGGAACTGCGCCGCCGGACTCTCGGTCTCCGGCATCCCGACACTCTGATGACAATATCCGACCTTGCGCTCCTGTACACCAACCAGGGCCGTCTCGACCAGGCCCAGCCGCTGCATGAGCAGGCGGTCGAGGGCTTGAAGGCCTTGCAAGCCCCGGCTGGCCTGGAACGGCTGACTGCCCTCGAACGATGGGGGGATTTCTGGCTGGCCAAGGGGGATCCGGCCCGCGCGGAGAAGATCTATCGGGAAACTCTGGAGTTCTGGCAAACGCCGACGGCCCGCGCCAAGACCTGTCTGCGGCTGGCCACGTCGAGTCAGGAACAGGGCCGGCTGGAGGAGGCGGAGACGTTCGCCCGCCAGGCGCTGGCGGCTGCCTCGTCGGGGTTGGGTCCGGACCATCCGGAGGTGCTCGACGCCGAGGGCGTGCTGGCGTCCATCCTGACATACCGCGGCAAGAACGCCGAGGCCGTCCCGCTCATGGAGCACGCCCTCGCCGCCCATGAGAAACAGTTTGGCCCGGAGCACACGGTCGTGGCGACGGATCTGTTCACGCTGGCCAACGCCCAACTGGCGCTCGGGCGCCTCGATGACGCCGAGCGCAGCGTCCGCCGGGGGCTGGATATCATGGCCCGCCGACCGGAGCGCGGCACGATCGCCGAACTGATGCTCACCAACACCTATGCCAGCGTGCTGCGCCTGCGGGGCCGTCCGGACGAGGCCGCGGCGGTCCTGCAAGACGAGCTGGCTCTCGGCGCCAAGCAGATGGGGCGCGAACACAACGTGGTGCTCAACGCGTACTCCGAACTAGCTCTCAACCTGTTGCGGGCGGGACGCGGCCCGGAGGCCGAACAGATCATCCGGGAGAATCTGGCCGTTCGGGAGCGGACCCAGGGACCGAACCATCCGGGCACGATCATTGAAACCCTGAATCTGGCCAGCGGACTGGTCCGTCGGCAAGCGTATGCCGAGGCGGAACAACTGGCCCGATCGGCGCTGGAGCGGGCCAGCGCGATTTGGCCGCCGGGCCACGAGGCCATCCTCAGCCTGCAGACGACGCTGGCGAAATGCCACATGGGCCGACGGCAGTATGCCGAGGCGGCGGCGGTCCTGCAGCCTGCCTATGCCACCGCGCGATCAAGCCTGGGGGAGGAGCACCGCGTCACCCTGCGGATCCGCGAACTGCTCACCGAGCTCAACACGGTCCGGGGAAGGCCGGAGAGAGTCCCGGCGCTGGATTCCGGCAAGACCCCTGGTTGATCCGGTTGTTCGGGCCGGTTGTATTCCCGTCGTCCGTGAAATAGAATGCCACGATGGCAAACAAAACCCGTCAATATGATTCCAACTTGAACCGAGGAGGTAACCCCGCGTGATTGTATCCGTGCGATCGGTACGCAAGCGGTTCGGCAATTTCTGCGCGGTGGACGGTGTGGAGATGGGTGTGCCGCCGGGCGTGATCTATGGGCTGCTGGGTCCCAACGGCGCCGGCAAGACCACCACCATCCGCATGATTTTGGGTATTTTCCTGCCCGATGAGGGCTCAATCGACGTCTTCGGCAAACCGATGGACGACGCCGCCCGCGACCGCATCGGCTACCTGCCCGAGGAGCGCGGCCTGTACCGGAAGATGAAGGTCCGCGACCTGCTGATGTTCTTCGCCCGCTCCCACGGTCTCAGCCAGAAAGAGGCGGCCGAGCGCGTCAACGGCTGGCTGGAGCGCGTGGAACTGCCCCAGGTGGCGCGCAAGAAGGTGGAGGAGCTGTCCAAGGGGATGCAGCAGAAAATCCAGCTCATCTCCACCATCCTGCACGAACCGGAGCTCCTCATTCTGGACGAGCCGTTCAGCGGACTGGATCCCATCAATCTGCAATTGATGAAGGACATATTCCTGGAGCTCCACAACCGGGGCACCACGGTGATCTTCTCCACCCACAACATGGAGGAAGCCGAGAAGATGTGCAACTCCATCTGCCTCATCAACAAGGGGCGCGTCGTCGTGGAGGGCGACCTGCACCACGTCAAGGAGAGCTACGGCCACAGCTCCATCCTCATCGACGCCTCGGGGCCGCTGGAATTTCTCAAGAAGCTGGATTACGTGGCCGAGGCTGAATTGTATGAGAACTACGCCGAGGTCCGCCTCCAGGACGGCCAGGCTTCGGGGCGGCTGCTCGAAGACCTCGTCCGCCAGCCGGGCCTGACGATCCGCAAGTTCGAGCAGGTGGCTCCCACGCTCCGCAACATCTTCATCGAACGGGTCAAGGGAGACAGCCATGAAAACTAGAACCTGGGAAATCATCCGTCGGGAATACCTGGAGCGGGTCACCAAAAAGAGCTTCTGGATCGGCACCGTGCTGATGCCGGTACTGATGCTGGCCATGCTCTTCGTGCCGGGTCTGCTGATGCAGGTGTCGCTGGACAAGGAGCTGCGGATTGCCGTGATCGACCGGAGCGGCAAGGTGTTCGAACCGCTCAAGGAGAACCTGGAAAAAGCACAGGCGGAGGCAGCGAAGGCCGAGCCCAGTCCGTTCATCATCGAACGTCGCGAGGCCGGAGCCGACCTGGATGCCACCCTGGCCGGCATCAAGCAGGAGATTGGAGACAAGAAGCTCGAGGGATGCCTCATCGTCGGGCCCGACTTCGACGCGGAGGACAACTTTCATTACTTCGGGCGCAACGTCAACAACCTGACGGTCATCCGCGGCCTGCAGGGCGGGCTGAATCCCATCGTCGTCGCCGACCGGCTCACCCGCAACAACATCAACGCTCCGCCGGAGAAGATCCGCGAGTGGATCCGCCGCGTGGAACTGGTCACGTTCCAGGTGGCCGCAGGCGGCGACAGCAAGAAGAGCGATCTCGGCTCCTCGATCTTCATCACGTTCACCTTCGTGATGATCCTGTACGTGTCGCTGCTGGTCTATGGCATCGCCAACCTGCGCGGTGTCCTTGAGGAGAAGACCACCCGCATCATGGAGGTGCTGCTGGCCAACTTCACGGCGAAGCAGATCATGACCGGCAAGCTGATCGGGATCGGCCTGGTGGGGCTCACCCAGATGCTGGTCTACTCCCTGACCGGCGGCGTCATCGCGGCGTACGGGGCGGTCACGGCCGCGCAGATGAGCCCGGAGCTCGCCGAAGGGCTGGCTGCGGTCAATCCCATGTCGCTCGTGTACTTCGTTGTCTTCTTCGTGCTGGGTTATTTCATCTTCTCGGCGATGTTCCTGGCCATCGGGTCGCTCTGCTCCACGGAGGAAGACGCCCAGAACATGCAGGGGCCGGTGATCATGCTGCTGGTCGTTCCCATGGTCAGCACGATGTTCTTCATCTCCAATCCCGACTCGCTCATCGCGGTGATCATCTCGTTGATTCCCGTGTTCACGCCCATGGTGATGATGATGCGGATCCTGGTGCAGACCCCGCCGTTGTGGCAGATCCTGCTGTCGATCGTCCTGAGCGTGGCGTTCATGGTGGGCCTGATGTGGGCGGTGGCCAAGATCTTCCGCATCGGGGTGCTCATGTACGGCAAGCGGCCATCGGTCAAGGAAATCATCCACTGGTTCAAGGCGGCCTGAGCGCTGCCGCCAGGGAACGGAAAACAAGCGGCCGGGTCACGGGGACCCGGCCGCTTGCTCTTTGCCGGCCGCTGACAGCCGGCCGGGGCGGGCAGGATTGGTTACCGGGGTTTACGCATGTCGCCGGTATCCATGTAGCGCGTATGCATCTGAAACACTTCGCGGATCAGATGCGGTTCATGACCGCCCACCTCGCGGCAGGCACGTTCATAGTAATCCATCAATTCATCGCGGTAATCAGGGTGGACGCACTGGCGGA is a genomic window of Acidobacteriota bacterium containing:
- a CDS encoding ATP-binding cassette domain-containing protein gives rise to the protein MGVPPGVIYGLLGPNGAGKTTTIRMILGIFLPDEGSIDVFGKPMDDAARDRIGYLPEERGLYRKMKVRDLLMFFARSHGLSQKEAAERVNGWLERVELPQVARKKVEELSKGMQQKIQLISTILHEPELLILDEPFSGLDPINLQLMKDIFLELHNRGTTVIFSTHNMEEAEKMCNSICLINKGRVVVEGDLHHVKESYGHSSILIDASGPLEFLKKLDYVAEAELYENYAEVRLQDGQASGRLLEDLVRQPGLTIRKFEQVAPTLRNIFIERVKGDSHEN
- a CDS encoding ABC transporter permease, which produces MKTRTWEIIRREYLERVTKKSFWIGTVLMPVLMLAMLFVPGLLMQVSLDKELRIAVIDRSGKVFEPLKENLEKAQAEAAKAEPSPFIIERREAGADLDATLAGIKQEIGDKKLEGCLIVGPDFDAEDNFHYFGRNVNNLTVIRGLQGGLNPIVVADRLTRNNINAPPEKIREWIRRVELVTFQVAAGGDSKKSDLGSSIFITFTFVMILYVSLLVYGIANLRGVLEEKTTRIMEVLLANFTAKQIMTGKLIGIGLVGLTQMLVYSLTGGVIAAYGAVTAAQMSPELAEGLAAVNPMSLVYFVVFFVLGYFIFSAMFLAIGSLCSTEEDAQNMQGPVIMLLVVPMVSTMFFISNPDSLIAVIISLIPVFTPMVMMMRILVQTPPLWQILLSIVLSVAFMVGLMWAVAKIFRIGVLMYGKRPSVKEIIHWFKAA
- a CDS encoding tetratricopeptide repeat protein; amino-acid sequence: MNRQPEHPDSPPAGGEAPTERVERSGPALRPALGPDDRVGPYTILDRLGEGGMGVVYLAEQREPVSRRVALKLMRWGGDSESVVARFESERQALALMSHPHIAQVFDAGTTPDGRPFFVMEFVQGVPITSYCDARKADTRRRLELFMQVCHAIQHAHFKGIIHRDIKPSNVLVTDREGQAVPKVIDFGVAKATGRRLTDREVHTEIGQLIGTPAYMSPEQAEMSALDVDTRSDIYSLGVLLYELLAGRLPFDLTEARQKGYAEVQRQIRDVEPPTPSSKLSTLGEAAAEVAGRRGAEPRALARDLRGDLDWITMKAMAKDRNRRYATAAEMAADIQRHLNHQPVFAGPPEWSYRFRKFVRRHRPAVIATAAIAAALLLGLAGTTAALLQARRAEQEARRQAQRAEEVTAFLTGMLQSPDPYLDGRDVRVADLLRRATINLNNDTTLDSETKAAVHMALSRPYMVLGQFEDAAAQLNAALELRRRTLGLRHPDTLMTISDLALLYTNQGRLDQAQPLHEQAVEGLKALQAPAGLERLTALERWGDFWLAKGDPARAEKIYRETLEFWQTPTARAKTCLRLATSSQEQGRLEEAETFARQALAAASSGLGPDHPEVLDAEGVLASILTYRGKNAEAVPLMEHALAAHEKQFGPEHTVVATDLFTLANAQLALGRLDDAERSVRRGLDIMARRPERGTIAELMLTNTYASVLRLRGRPDEAAAVLQDELALGAKQMGREHNVVLNAYSELALNLLRAGRGPEAEQIIRENLAVRERTQGPNHPGTIIETLNLASGLVRRQAYAEAEQLARSALERASAIWPPGHEAILSLQTTLAKCHMGRRQYAEAAAVLQPAYATARSSLGEEHRVTLRIRELLTELNTVRGRPERVPALDSGKTPG